Proteins co-encoded in one Cytophaga hutchinsonii ATCC 33406 genomic window:
- a CDS encoding YncE family protein translates to MNRILSFIAFILLISSCKPPVRESDPLPDLLNTGIYIVNEGNFMSGNGSVSFYDSSTNTVTQDLFYLKNNKQAGDVCQSLSYYNNEFYLVVNNSGKIEIVDNDFVNTKTISGFTSPRYISFSANNKGYVSDLYGKGISVVDTRTHTINKKITINYWTEELLIFRDTLYVTSPNSRYLYLIDTHTDVLKDSVDIGFGSSSIAVDDNNKIWILCSGNKSLSIFPSICCLDPINREVVRNISGVNYDSYASKLNYNKVDKHMYWIEGDIYKLATNTSASVKEKVIDAAGKNFYGLGIRQQNGDVVVSDAGDFSQRSTIYIYTNAGIERTHFNAGIISGGFFIK, encoded by the coding sequence ATGAATCGGATTCTTTCATTTATAGCATTCATTTTACTTATTAGTTCATGTAAACCACCGGTAAGGGAATCAGATCCCTTACCGGATTTGCTTAATACGGGCATATACATTGTAAACGAAGGTAATTTTATGTCGGGCAACGGAAGTGTAAGCTTTTATGATTCATCGACCAACACCGTTACACAGGATCTGTTTTATTTAAAGAATAATAAACAGGCCGGCGACGTATGTCAGTCTCTATCGTATTATAATAATGAATTTTATCTGGTCGTAAATAATTCAGGAAAAATTGAAATCGTAGACAACGACTTTGTTAATACAAAAACAATATCTGGTTTTACATCACCCAGATACATCAGCTTTTCTGCAAACAACAAAGGATATGTTTCAGATCTGTATGGAAAAGGAATCTCCGTTGTAGATACACGCACGCACACAATCAATAAAAAAATCACCATCAATTACTGGACCGAAGAATTGCTTATTTTCCGTGATACGCTTTATGTAACCAGCCCCAACAGCAGATATCTGTATTTGATAGATACACATACAGATGTGTTAAAAGATAGTGTGGATATAGGCTTTGGAAGTTCATCTATTGCGGTAGATGATAACAACAAGATCTGGATCTTATGCAGTGGAAATAAGTCGCTTTCAATCTTTCCTTCTATATGTTGCCTGGATCCAATAAACAGGGAAGTGGTACGAAACATTTCCGGTGTAAATTATGACAGCTATGCATCTAAGCTAAATTATAATAAAGTCGATAAACACATGTATTGGATAGAAGGGGATATTTATAAATTAGCTACCAATACTTCTGCATCAGTAAAAGAAAAAGTAATAGACGCTGCAGGTAAAAACTTTTATGGATTAGGCATCAGGCAGCAAAACGGTGATGTTGTTGTAAGCGACGCGGGTGATTTTTCCCAGCGATCTACCATCTATATATATACAAATGCCGGCATCGAACGTACGCACTTCAATGCCGGCATTATCAGCGGCGGTTTTTTTATTAAATAA
- a CDS encoding DUF3575 domain-containing protein — protein sequence MFLISRFLKTIVLSSLLIISAYKAQAQFDDELQAKKNCFKFTPQGFFVSTFMLSYERYIASGISLQITGGLLSAQKNYDTNYNGTAYKDKDKASGGLVEGMLKYYFLRGRSHMSGLYAGPYYKYSKNDFVINRDGTSTYDPITSQYTSMPPSQMKYSITTGEFGAVFGYQVVIKNSFVMDMFVGGGVKSSDNNSPATYTDERFWILESQDYSGVVPKAGFRLGFVF from the coding sequence ATGTTCTTAATCAGCCGATTTTTAAAAACTATCGTTTTAAGCAGTTTACTCATTATTTCCGCTTATAAAGCTCAGGCACAATTTGATGATGAGCTTCAAGCAAAAAAGAACTGCTTTAAATTCACTCCTCAAGGTTTTTTTGTTTCAACATTTATGTTGTCTTACGAAAGATACATTGCTTCAGGCATTTCTTTGCAGATTACCGGTGGATTATTATCTGCACAGAAAAACTATGACACAAATTATAATGGTACAGCATATAAAGACAAAGATAAAGCTTCAGGCGGACTTGTTGAAGGTATGTTAAAATATTACTTTTTGCGTGGACGTTCACATATGAGCGGTTTGTATGCAGGTCCTTATTATAAATACTCTAAAAATGATTTTGTAATAAATAGAGACGGGACAAGTACATATGATCCTATTACCAGTCAATATACAAGTATGCCGCCTTCACAAATGAAGTATTCAATCACAACGGGTGAATTCGGTGCAGTTTTCGGTTATCAGGTAGTTATAAAAAATTCTTTTGTAATGGATATGTTTGTTGGCGGTGGTGTTAAAAGTTCTGACAATAACAGTCCGGCAACATATACGGATGAACGTTTCTGGATTCTGGAGTCTCAGGATTACAGCGGTGTTGTCCCTAAAGCAGGGTTTAGATTAGGTTTTGTATTCTAG
- a CDS encoding DNA-3-methyladenine glycosylase: MFPKLSESFYLRENVQLISKELLGKVLVTYIDGKYTAGIITETEAYQAPEDKASHAFNNRRTTRTEVFYNKGGIGYVYLCYGIHHLFNVVTNNENIPHAILIRSVEPLEGVDIMMQRRNKKKLDKTLTAGPGALSQALGITRLHNKIPLSANTVWIEDRNIPVESIVSTTRVGIDYAQEYKDKPWRYYIAGNKWISRG, translated from the coding sequence ATGTTTCCTAAATTATCTGAATCCTTCTATCTACGGGAAAACGTACAGCTGATCAGTAAGGAGCTGCTAGGAAAAGTACTCGTAACGTATATTGATGGAAAATATACTGCAGGTATAATTACTGAAACAGAAGCCTATCAGGCCCCGGAAGATAAAGCATCGCATGCATTCAACAACAGACGTACAACACGTACAGAAGTATTTTATAACAAAGGCGGAATCGGATATGTGTACCTTTGTTACGGCATACATCATTTATTCAATGTTGTTACAAATAACGAAAATATACCCCATGCAATTTTAATCCGCTCGGTAGAACCGCTGGAAGGTGTTGATATAATGATGCAGCGTAGGAATAAAAAGAAACTGGACAAAACACTTACTGCCGGCCCCGGTGCATTATCACAGGCATTAGGTATTACCAGGCTACACAATAAAATTCCGTTATCCGCAAATACGGTCTGGATAGAAGACCGGAACATCCCGGTTGAATCAATTGTATCAACAACACGCGTAGGAATTGATTATGCACAGGAATATAAAGACAAACCATGGCGTTATTATATTGCAGGCAACAAATGGATCAGTAGGGGTTAA
- a CDS encoding WG repeat-containing protein has product MKFIQKISCVLLLLCTLNVQAQQGNSCPEDLFPFYDKEKKAWGYADVMGMMVIEPIFTKVSPYSSNKAIVQKGNLCGVLDCNGNLVVPVQYEKILNFRYNKAWASKGGMWGLIDDKGRNVLAHQFTDMYAIHGTELTWVKKDGLWGLFDEDNTKYIIVPQYTVAQVLSPNCSLIQKNGKLGVVNHVNGGFLLEPNIENVKKISPRDIIFNQDGKWGIFNNIGKVTLNPTYDSLDVFRTNTLIAKLNNQYGLLDLAGGILLPVEYQFIAPYQSGFYRIKKNNVYGFASVKGKVFIKPKYVDAADFSNGTAIVKEKNLYGIIDLKDSFVVKPIYTTIFPSAYNEYYVGKEPDQADEKSTPQLDLIVPLTSSVFYVKTFQQVSLSDSISAIRIKQKNKWYYYNGKAQNLKFDIGFDVAEPFSNGMATIRQGNNTGIINHAGNYILEPNYSSVEIAKLGIKTYYIVTENNLKVLLDNTGKRVLPSAYQEIILQAPNHIKVKKDNLWSLMRLDGTMISTEFYTFMDPSNVMPVPVMRSKKWCLLNQDGIETKLIKAVSIKQDKANASVYIVDTGKATYAINKMGEKLQ; this is encoded by the coding sequence ATGAAATTCATTCAAAAAATCAGCTGTGTTTTATTACTTCTCTGTACGCTGAACGTACAGGCACAGCAGGGAAACAGCTGTCCGGAAGATCTGTTCCCGTTTTACGACAAAGAAAAAAAAGCATGGGGATATGCAGATGTAATGGGAATGATGGTTATAGAACCCATCTTTACCAAAGTATCACCTTACAGCAGCAACAAAGCTATTGTTCAAAAAGGTAATTTATGTGGCGTACTTGACTGCAATGGTAATCTTGTTGTGCCTGTACAATATGAAAAGATTTTAAACTTCCGCTACAACAAAGCATGGGCATCCAAAGGTGGTATGTGGGGTTTAATCGATGACAAAGGAAGAAATGTATTGGCACATCAGTTCACAGATATGTATGCCATTCATGGTACAGAACTTACCTGGGTAAAAAAAGATGGGCTATGGGGTTTGTTTGATGAAGACAATACCAAATACATCATTGTACCGCAATACACCGTTGCACAGGTACTTTCTCCCAACTGTTCATTGATACAGAAGAACGGCAAACTCGGTGTTGTAAACCATGTGAACGGCGGCTTCCTGTTAGAGCCTAATATTGAAAACGTAAAAAAGATTTCACCGCGTGATATTATTTTTAATCAGGATGGCAAATGGGGGATTTTTAACAACATTGGAAAAGTAACGCTGAATCCTACCTACGATTCGCTGGATGTATTCAGAACAAATACACTGATTGCTAAATTAAACAATCAGTACGGCTTGCTCGATCTGGCAGGCGGCATATTGTTGCCGGTTGAATATCAATTTATCGCCCCGTATCAGAGCGGCTTCTATCGCATCAAAAAAAATAATGTATACGGATTTGCTTCTGTTAAAGGAAAAGTTTTCATTAAACCCAAATATGTTGATGCGGCTGATTTTTCTAATGGCACAGCCATTGTAAAAGAAAAAAATCTGTATGGCATCATTGATCTGAAAGATTCATTTGTTGTTAAACCTATTTATACAACAATATTTCCATCTGCATATAATGAATATTATGTTGGCAAAGAACCTGACCAGGCGGATGAGAAAAGTACACCGCAGCTGGATCTGATTGTACCACTTACATCTTCTGTTTTTTATGTAAAGACTTTTCAGCAGGTAAGTCTAAGCGATTCCATTTCAGCTATACGAATCAAACAGAAAAACAAATGGTATTACTATAACGGTAAAGCACAGAACCTGAAATTTGATATTGGTTTTGATGTTGCGGAACCATTTTCAAATGGCATGGCAACGATCAGGCAAGGAAACAATACAGGTATTATAAATCATGCAGGCAACTATATTCTGGAACCGAATTATTCATCTGTTGAAATAGCGAAGCTTGGAATTAAAACATATTATATCGTAACCGAAAACAACCTGAAAGTCTTGCTGGACAACACTGGTAAACGTGTGCTTCCTTCGGCATACCAGGAAATTATACTTCAGGCTCCGAATCATATTAAAGTGAAAAAAGATAATCTGTGGTCATTGATGCGTCTTGATGGTACGATGATTTCTACGGAATTCTATACATTCATGGATCCGTCAAATGTAATGCCTGTGCCTGTGATGCGTTCAAAAAAATGGTGTTTGCTGAATCAGGATGGGATTGAAACAAAATTGATAAAAGCTGTATCAATCAAACAGGATAAAGCCAACGCAAGCGTATACATTGTTGATACCGGCAAAGCAACGTATGCCATAAACAAAATGGGAGAGAAGCTGCAATAA
- a CDS encoding peptidylprolyl isomerase, with protein sequence MTTGEIHTDKGVMKVELYDQDTPIAVANFVKLAKSGFYDGLNFHRVVPDFVIQAGCPNGTGSGGPGYTIKCETKNPSQYHDRGILSMAHRGKDTGGSQFFICHNRKRTAGLDGLHTCFGKVTKGLEIVDLIREGDKIQKIVIN encoded by the coding sequence ATGACAACAGGAGAAATTCACACCGATAAAGGTGTTATGAAAGTAGAACTATATGATCAGGATACACCTATAGCGGTAGCTAACTTTGTTAAACTTGCGAAAAGCGGATTTTACGATGGCTTAAATTTTCACCGTGTAGTTCCTGATTTTGTGATTCAGGCTGGTTGCCCGAATGGTACTGGCAGCGGCGGGCCGGGATATACCATTAAATGTGAAACAAAGAACCCGAGCCAGTATCACGACCGCGGTATATTATCTATGGCACACAGAGGAAAAGATACAGGTGGTTCACAATTCTTTATTTGCCACAACCGTAAAAGAACAGCCGGGCTGGATGGTTTACATACCTGCTTTGGTAAAGTAACCAAAGGTCTTGAAATTGTGGATCTGATCAGAGAAGGTGATAAAATCCAGAAGATCGTGATCAACTGA
- a CDS encoding DNA topoisomerase IV subunit B has product MAAEKPIYTEDSIRSLDWKEHIRLRPGMYIGKLGDGSAQDDGIYVLVKEIIDNSIDEHMMGNGKQIDIVITDKKVEVRDYGRGIPLGKVIDCVSKINTGGKYDSGAFQKSVGLNGVGTKAVNALSAYFKVQSIRDGKTKVAEFEKGELVKDHKETSTTEKNGTMITFTPDNTIFKNFYFIPEFLEEQLWNYAFLNAGLTINYNGKKYYSENGLLDLLKRKADVESIRYPFIHLKGNDIEICLTHGEQYGEEYYSFVNGQYTTQGGTHLAAFREAVVKTVREYYKKDFDASDVRSSIIGAIAIRVQEPVFESQTKTKLGSQNVAHEGPTVRNFVNDFVKRELDNYLHQNSTAADALLKRILQSERERKDIAGIKKLANDRAKKANLHNKKLRDCRFHLDDEKSDKRYESTLFITEGDSASGSITKSRKVETQAVFSLRGKPLNCFGLTKKIVYENEEFNLLQHALNIEDGLEGLRYKNVVIATDADVDGMHIRLLLMTFFLQFFPDLVRNGHLFILDTPLFRVRNKKETIYCYSEEEKQKAMAKLGVKPEITRFKGLGEISPDEFGHFIGENIRLDPIILTKEITIPKLLSYYMGKNTPERQQFIIENLKLEKDAPVVDEEKVSAEVVE; this is encoded by the coding sequence ATGGCAGCTGAGAAACCAATATATACCGAAGACAGTATCCGTTCACTCGATTGGAAAGAACACATCCGGTTACGTCCGGGTATGTATATCGGGAAACTGGGTGATGGTTCTGCTCAGGATGACGGTATCTATGTTCTTGTTAAAGAGATTATAGATAACTCCATCGATGAACACATGATGGGGAACGGGAAGCAGATCGACATCGTAATTACGGATAAAAAAGTAGAGGTACGCGATTATGGACGCGGAATTCCTTTGGGAAAAGTGATCGATTGTGTATCCAAGATTAATACCGGTGGTAAATATGATAGTGGTGCTTTCCAGAAATCCGTTGGTTTAAATGGTGTCGGTACCAAAGCCGTAAATGCGCTTTCAGCTTATTTTAAAGTTCAGTCCATCCGCGACGGCAAAACTAAAGTTGCAGAATTTGAAAAAGGTGAATTAGTAAAAGATCATAAAGAAACATCAACGACCGAAAAAAACGGTACGATGATTACGTTCACACCTGACAATACAATTTTTAAAAATTTTTATTTCATTCCGGAGTTCCTGGAAGAACAATTGTGGAACTACGCGTTCTTAAATGCAGGGTTAACAATAAATTATAACGGAAAAAAATATTATTCTGAAAATGGTTTGCTGGATCTGTTAAAACGTAAAGCAGATGTGGAATCTATCCGTTACCCATTCATTCATCTGAAAGGAAATGATATTGAAATCTGTTTAACACACGGAGAACAATACGGAGAAGAATATTACTCCTTCGTAAATGGCCAGTACACAACACAGGGAGGAACGCATTTAGCAGCCTTTAGAGAAGCCGTTGTTAAAACGGTTAGAGAATACTACAAAAAAGATTTTGACGCGTCAGACGTGCGCTCATCCATTATAGGCGCTATTGCAATCCGCGTACAGGAGCCGGTATTCGAATCGCAGACGAAAACAAAGCTCGGTTCTCAGAACGTTGCACACGAAGGACCTACGGTTCGTAACTTTGTTAACGATTTTGTAAAACGTGAACTGGATAATTACCTGCACCAGAATTCTACAGCAGCCGATGCCTTATTAAAAAGAATTTTACAATCTGAACGCGAGCGTAAGGACATTGCAGGTATTAAAAAGCTTGCAAATGACCGTGCTAAAAAAGCAAATCTGCATAATAAAAAATTACGTGATTGCCGTTTCCATTTAGACGATGAAAAATCGGATAAACGTTATGAATCTACCCTGTTTATTACCGAAGGGGATTCTGCCAGCGGATCAATTACAAAATCGCGTAAAGTAGAAACACAGGCCGTATTCAGCTTACGCGGTAAACCATTAAACTGTTTCGGACTTACTAAAAAGATCGTTTACGAAAACGAAGAATTCAATCTGCTTCAGCATGCCTTGAATATTGAAGACGGACTTGAGGGATTACGATATAAAAACGTTGTGATCGCTACCGATGCCGATGTAGATGGTATGCACATCCGTTTGTTATTGATGACGTTCTTCCTGCAATTCTTTCCGGATCTGGTTCGTAACGGACACTTATTTATTTTAGATACACCTTTATTCAGGGTCCGGAATAAAAAAGAAACGATCTACTGCTACAGCGAAGAAGAAAAACAAAAAGCAATGGCTAAGTTGGGTGTAAAGCCAGAGATCACCCGATTTAAGGGGTTAGGAGAAATTTCACCCGATGAGTTTGGCCACTTTATCGGAGAGAACATTCGCCTTGACCCGATTATTTTAACCAAAGAAATTACAATACCTAAATTACTTTCTTACTACATGGGTAAAAACACCCCGGAACGTCAGCAGTTCATTATCGAAAATCTTAAACTTGAAAAAGATGCACCGGTAGTAGATGAAGAAAAAGTATCGGCAGAAGTAGTCGAATAA
- a CDS encoding cation transporter: MIRTKSKKEYHTLLFSFSMIIALMICSLVFNELTESNIIEVDAGSYVISAIIGLVTIYISKLKDRPKDEDHPLGFSGYVPILNLIRSFMIILICIKAIGESLGSIYSGPPETDHKIMFSYALITSVFNMIAFFIISHKGKQLDSALLKTDALEWKTDIAFNISIILAIVLSYGLTFTSFKEYGNYIDPVFCIVFSIAMAYSPVMLFSENVKLLSVSSIDKELQQQVIRAFKEKLSILEQYQAKFTVLHIGGVLWVNIELEVPVTSQDITRDYLIIKTTGEGILNQITPDNKISFLINRIKE; this comes from the coding sequence ATGATACGAACTAAAAGCAAAAAAGAATATCATACATTGCTGTTTTCATTTTCCATGATTATAGCGTTAATGATTTGCAGTTTGGTTTTCAATGAACTTACAGAATCCAATATCATTGAAGTAGATGCCGGCTCTTATGTTATCAGCGCCATTATTGGACTTGTAACCATTTATATTTCAAAATTAAAAGACAGACCAAAAGATGAGGATCACCCGCTGGGTTTTTCAGGTTATGTACCAATCTTAAATCTGATCCGCAGCTTCATGATCATTTTAATATGTATCAAAGCAATCGGTGAATCGCTCGGCAGCATATACAGCGGACCTCCGGAAACAGACCACAAAATCATGTTCAGCTATGCATTGATCACCTCTGTATTTAATATGATTGCTTTTTTTATTATAAGCCATAAAGGAAAACAACTCGATTCTGCATTATTGAAAACCGATGCACTGGAATGGAAAACAGATATTGCGTTTAATATATCCATTATCCTGGCTATTGTCTTATCATACGGGCTTACGTTTACTTCATTTAAAGAATATGGGAATTACATAGATCCGGTATTTTGTATTGTTTTTTCAATCGCTATGGCATATTCACCGGTTATGTTATTCTCTGAAAATGTAAAACTCCTGTCTGTATCATCTATTGATAAAGAGCTGCAGCAACAGGTTATTCGTGCATTTAAAGAGAAACTGTCTATTCTTGAACAATATCAGGCAAAGTTTACCGTGCTGCATATAGGAGGGGTCTTATGGGTAAATATTGAACTGGAAGTACCGGTAACGAGCCAGGATATCACACGCGATTATCTCATCATTAAAACTACAGGCGAAGGAATACTGAATCAGATCACTCCAGACAATAAAATTTCCTTTTTGATAAACCGCATCAAAGAATAA
- a CDS encoding RNA polymerase sigma factor translates to MANSQEAHIEQVFKNQRGGLLGFIRKRVSRLEDAEDILQDVFFQFVSAYDSIESIDKVSSWLFSVARNKITDRYRKKKPEAWSDLGFQGKNEDSEMLMLEDILPDFKNTPEDVYARNVIWEAIEVAMAEMPAEQRQVMLLHEFEDKSFKEISEITGVSVNTLLSRKRYAILTLRKKLQELYDEL, encoded by the coding sequence ATGGCAAATAGTCAGGAAGCACACATAGAACAGGTTTTTAAAAACCAACGCGGAGGCCTGTTAGGTTTTATCCGCAAGCGTGTATCCCGGCTGGAAGACGCAGAAGATATTCTGCAGGATGTATTCTTTCAATTTGTTTCTGCTTATGATAGCATTGAATCAATTGATAAAGTTAGTTCATGGTTATTTTCTGTTGCGCGTAACAAAATAACCGATCGCTATCGGAAGAAGAAGCCTGAAGCATGGTCTGATCTGGGATTTCAGGGGAAAAATGAAGATTCGGAAATGTTGATGCTGGAAGATATTCTTCCGGATTTTAAAAATACTCCGGAAGATGTTTATGCACGCAACGTAATCTGGGAAGCAATAGAGGTAGCCATGGCTGAAATGCCGGCAGAACAAAGACAGGTAATGTTATTACATGAATTTGAAGATAAGTCGTTTAAAGAAATAAGTGAAATTACAGGTGTTAGTGTAAATACACTGCTGTCAAGAAAACGGTATGCAATCTTAACACTTAGAAAAAAATTACAGGAATTGTATGATGAATTATAG
- a CDS encoding DUF1003 domain-containing protein — protein sequence MEKVTCHITKKEFDKSNCHKADFIRPSLFELIQKDYPDLTPSSYISLDVLDKYRKTYLEGIINKENRELSSLENEVVESITHNQILSDNIEPDLNDSLTFGQRVADSIAEFGGSWTFIISFFSFLIVWMLINIFWLAQTAFDPYPFILLNLLLSCLAAIQAPIIMMSQNRREQKDRIRNEYEYKINLKAELEIKLLHEKLDHLMIHQNRRLLEIQEIQVDILEDIMKEIKTK from the coding sequence ATGGAAAAAGTAACGTGTCATATTACAAAAAAAGAATTTGATAAAAGTAATTGCCACAAGGCTGATTTTATCCGTCCTTCCTTATTTGAGTTGATTCAGAAAGATTATCCGGATCTCACTCCCAGCTCTTATATTTCGCTTGATGTGCTGGATAAATACCGTAAAACATATCTGGAAGGCATCATTAACAAAGAGAACAGAGAACTTTCAAGCCTCGAGAATGAAGTAGTAGAATCAATCACGCACAATCAGATTCTTTCAGATAACATTGAGCCTGACCTCAATGATAGCCTGACCTTTGGACAACGTGTGGCAGATTCCATCGCCGAGTTTGGTGGCAGCTGGACATTTATAATTTCCTTCTTCTCCTTCCTGATTGTATGGATGCTGATCAATATTTTCTGGTTGGCACAAACTGCTTTTGATCCGTATCCGTTTATTTTATTGAATTTACTTTTATCCTGCCTTGCTGCTATTCAGGCACCTATCATTATGATGAGTCAAAACAGACGGGAGCAGAAAGATCGTATCCGGAATGAATATGAATACAAAATAAACCTCAAAGCTGAACTGGAAATTAAATTGCTTCATGAAAAACTGGATCATTTAATGATTCATCAGAACAGACGTTTGCTTGAGATTCAGGAAATTCAGGTAGATATTTTAGAAGACATCATGAAGGAAATTAAAACAAAATGA
- the accC gene encoding acetyl-CoA carboxylase biotin carboxylase subunit, protein MFKKILIANRGEIALRVIRACKELGIKTVAVYSVADKESLHVRFADEAVCIGPAPSNQSYLSIPNIIAAAEITNADAIHPGYGFLSENAKFSQVCEDYGIKFIGASAAMINSMGDKASAKDTMKKAGVPCIPGSDGLLGSIEEGIKLANKVKYPVILKATAGGGGRGMRIIRSDREFEKAWVDAKQEAGASFGNDGLYLEKFIEEPRHIEVQLLGDKFGTVVHLSERDCSIQRRHQKLIEETPSPIITERLRTKMGEAAVKGAKSIKYEGAGTIEFLVDKHGDFYFMEMNTRIQVEHTITEEVTGVDLVKMQIRVAAGEKLEKKNYLPLRHSIECRINAEDAANGFRPSPGKITNFHMPSGFGVRVDSHCYTGYTIPPNYDSMIAKLIVNAATRDEACDRMKRALQEFVIEGVKTTIPFHITMMDDPQFRSGKFTTAFLETFDFSKIK, encoded by the coding sequence ATGTTTAAGAAAATATTAATTGCTAACAGGGGAGAAATTGCATTACGTGTAATCCGTGCTTGTAAAGAGCTTGGAATAAAAACGGTTGCTGTATACTCTGTTGCAGATAAAGAAAGTTTACATGTACGTTTTGCTGATGAAGCGGTTTGTATAGGACCTGCTCCTTCGAATCAATCGTACCTGAGCATACCAAATATTATTGCAGCTGCTGAAATTACAAATGCAGATGCTATTCACCCTGGTTATGGGTTCTTGTCTGAAAATGCAAAATTCTCTCAGGTGTGTGAAGACTATGGAATTAAATTTATTGGTGCAAGTGCAGCAATGATTAATTCTATGGGCGATAAAGCTTCTGCAAAAGATACCATGAAAAAAGCCGGTGTGCCATGTATTCCCGGTTCGGATGGTTTGTTGGGTTCAATCGAAGAAGGTATCAAATTAGCGAATAAAGTAAAGTACCCTGTGATCCTGAAAGCTACGGCTGGCGGTGGTGGCAGAGGTATGCGTATTATCCGCAGCGACCGTGAATTTGAAAAAGCATGGGTTGATGCGAAACAGGAAGCTGGCGCTTCTTTTGGTAACGATGGTTTGTATTTAGAAAAATTCATCGAAGAACCACGCCATATAGAAGTTCAGTTATTAGGCGATAAATTCGGAACGGTTGTTCACTTATCTGAAAGAGATTGTTCTATTCAGAGACGTCACCAGAAACTGATTGAAGAAACTCCTTCTCCGATCATTACAGAACGCTTGCGTACTAAAATGGGTGAAGCTGCTGTAAAAGGTGCAAAATCTATTAAGTATGAAGGTGCCGGTACCATTGAATTCCTGGTAGACAAACACGGTGATTTCTATTTCATGGAAATGAATACCCGTATTCAGGTTGAACATACCATTACCGAAGAAGTAACTGGTGTGGATCTTGTTAAAATGCAGATCCGAGTGGCAGCAGGCGAAAAGCTTGAAAAGAAAAACTACTTACCGTTACGTCATTCTATTGAATGCAGAATAAATGCGGAAGACGCTGCAAACGGTTTCCGTCCTTCTCCGGGCAAGATCACGAACTTCCATATGCCGAGCGGTTTTGGTGTACGTGTAGACAGCCACTGTTATACAGGTTATACAATACCTCCTAATTACGATTCTATGATTGCTAAGCTGATCGTTAACGCGGCTACGCGTGATGAAGCGTGTGACCGCATGAAACGTGCCTTACAGGAGTTTGTTATTGAAGGTGTAAAAACAACTATTCCATTCCATATTACGATGATGGACGACCCTCAGTTCAGGTCCGGGAAGTTTACGACAGCATTCCTTGAGACATTTGATTTCTCAAAAATTAAATAA
- the accB gene encoding acetyl-CoA carboxylase biotin carboxyl carrier protein: protein MKPKEIQELIDFIASSGLAEVNIETEQFKINVKKYPNSAVKASDIIMPALPQVAPIQQLPATQAPVATPAAAETKVSAPAAESSNLITIKSPMIGTFYRSSSPETPSFVNVGDVIEAGKPVCIIEAMKLFNEIESEISGKIVKILVENATPVEYDQPLFLVEPK from the coding sequence ATGAAACCAAAGGAAATTCAGGAATTGATTGACTTTATTGCTAGCTCAGGTTTAGCGGAAGTAAATATTGAAACAGAACAATTTAAAATAAACGTTAAAAAATATCCGAACTCTGCTGTTAAAGCTTCGGATATCATAATGCCTGCATTACCTCAGGTAGCACCAATCCAACAATTACCTGCTACTCAAGCACCAGTTGCCACTCCTGCTGCTGCTGAGACAAAAGTCTCTGCTCCTGCTGCTGAATCATCAAATCTGATTACAATTAAATCACCGATGATCGGAACATTCTACCGTTCTTCTAGTCCTGAAACTCCTTCTTTTGTAAATGTTGGGGATGTCATCGAAGCTGGCAAGCCAGTTTGTATCATTGAAGCAATGAAATTATTTAATGAAATTGAATCTGAAATTTCAGGTAAAATTGTTAAAATATTAGTTGAAAACGCTACTCCAGTTGAATACGATCAACCATTATTCTTAGTTGAACCTAAGTAA